In Flavobacteriales bacterium, one genomic interval encodes:
- a CDS encoding peptidoglycan DD-metalloendopeptidase family protein: protein MTEFVKRILLALFFLTGTVSGIWAQGGETFEGREIVDTLRLNNSTIILFADKTWMYVSSQNFNGVMNEYLHTIVTQDTSLQFKTTWYTEIPFTYENDISRLNDTIWMCTVDTTYNKFTMPCKGAVLSKFKYRGSRFHHGVDIDLNVGDTVKAAFSGRVRYAQYNKGGFGNLVIIRHHNGLETYYAHLSKINVAVDQEVHSGEVIGLGGNTGRSYGPHLHFETRFYDNAFDPYEIIDFDNQVLKNENLFIHPGMFDYRAVSRKNTQPKSGVGNSGADQVVAKQVPPAGKGSKYYTVKSGDNLGKIAKANGTTIDKLCSLNGIGRNDILRIGQKLRVK, encoded by the coding sequence ATGACAGAATTTGTAAAAAGGATTCTGCTTGCTCTCTTTTTTCTTACCGGAACTGTTTCGGGGATTTGGGCGCAAGGAGGAGAAACCTTCGAAGGACGTGAAATTGTTGACACTCTTCGTTTGAACAACAGTACGATTATCCTGTTTGCCGACAAAACATGGATGTATGTTTCGTCCCAGAACTTTAACGGGGTTATGAACGAGTACCTGCACACTATTGTGACACAGGATACTTCGCTACAATTTAAAACTACCTGGTACACCGAAATACCATTTACCTACGAAAATGATATTAGTCGACTAAACGACACTATTTGGATGTGTACGGTGGACACTACTTACAATAAATTTACCATGCCTTGTAAAGGGGCTGTACTCTCTAAATTTAAATACCGCGGTTCTCGTTTTCACCATGGTGTGGATATTGACCTTAATGTTGGTGATACCGTTAAAGCAGCATTTTCCGGAAGAGTACGTTACGCACAATACAATAAAGGCGGATTCGGAAACCTGGTGATTATTCGTCACCATAACGGTCTTGAAACCTATTACGCCCATCTCAGCAAAATTAATGTTGCCGTAGATCAGGAAGTCCATTCCGGAGAAGTGATTGGATTAGGAGGAAATACAGGCCGGTCCTATGGTCCGCATCTTCATTTTGAAACCCGTTTTTACGATAATGCTTTTGATCCCTACGAAATCATTGACTTCGACAATCAGGTATTGAAAAATGAGAACCTGTTCATCCATCCCGGCATGTTCGATTATAGAGCGGTTTCCAGAAAAAATACACAACCTAAATCAGGTGTTGGAAATTCCGGAGCCGATCAGGTGGTTGCCAAACAAGTTCCTCCTGCTGGGAAAGGATCCAAGTATTACACTGTTAAATCGGGCGATAATCTGGGTAAAATTGCCAAAGCAAACGGAACCACCATTGATAAGCTTTGCTCTCTAAATGGCATCGGCAGAAACGATATTTTGCGCATCGGACAAAAACTCCGCGTAAAATAA
- a CDS encoding UDP-N-acetylmuramoyl-tripeptide--D-alanyl-D-alanine ligase — MIEALYRHFLAYPKISTDTRKIEKDSIFFALKGPNFNANQFALQALEAGAAMAVVDDPTLPKNDRLFLVKDVLEALQQLAQQHRDQLSIPVLALTGSNGKTTTKELIHSVLSEKFRTLATKGNLNNHIGVPLTLLEINANHEFAIIEMGANHQKEIEALCTIAHPTCGLITNIGKAHIEGFGGEEGIKKGKGELFDYLKSQQGKLFVNGDSSVLMEMAEHADRLVYGSKADFFVQGKNLGADPFLKLEWIENNQSLFITTQLIGKYNFDNAMAAIAIGKYFGLTREQIKHGLEKYLPENNRSQIVKKGTNVLIMDAYNANPSSMKVALENFAEMQAGNKRFIIGDMLELGDASEKEHWNIVSLTEELNLNGIFVGPIFGNLPEIKNKVHFATTDEAMLYLKSNPIENTHILVKGSRGMKLERLSEVL; from the coding sequence ATGATCGAAGCCTTATACCGTCATTTTTTAGCCTATCCAAAAATCTCTACCGATACCCGGAAAATTGAAAAGGATTCCATTTTTTTCGCTTTAAAAGGACCCAATTTCAATGCTAATCAATTTGCATTGCAGGCATTGGAAGCAGGTGCGGCAATGGCAGTGGTGGACGATCCTACTCTTCCAAAAAACGACCGGTTGTTTCTGGTAAAAGATGTTTTGGAAGCCTTGCAACAATTGGCACAACAACATCGTGATCAACTTTCCATTCCCGTTCTTGCACTTACAGGAAGCAATGGAAAAACCACCACTAAAGAATTAATTCATTCCGTGCTCAGCGAAAAATTCAGAACACTGGCTACGAAAGGAAATTTAAATAATCACATTGGTGTTCCGCTTACGCTTTTAGAAATAAACGCAAATCATGAATTTGCCATTATAGAAATGGGCGCCAATCACCAAAAAGAAATAGAAGCGTTGTGTACAATTGCTCATCCTACCTGCGGACTTATTACCAATATTGGAAAAGCACATATTGAAGGATTTGGCGGAGAAGAAGGCATTAAAAAAGGAAAAGGCGAATTGTTTGATTATTTAAAATCGCAACAAGGAAAATTATTTGTGAATGGCGATTCTTCTGTTTTAATGGAAATGGCAGAACATGCCGACCGTTTGGTGTATGGTAGTAAAGCAGATTTTTTTGTACAGGGTAAAAATCTTGGCGCTGATCCCTTTTTAAAATTAGAATGGATAGAAAATAATCAATCCCTTTTTATTACGACACAACTCATCGGAAAATACAATTTCGATAATGCCATGGCGGCCATTGCTATTGGTAAATATTTCGGTTTAACCAGGGAGCAGATAAAACATGGTCTGGAAAAATACCTGCCTGAAAACAACCGTTCGCAAATCGTAAAAAAAGGAACGAATGTGTTAATCATGGATGCTTATAATGCAAATCCCAGCAGCATGAAAGTAGCATTGGAAAATTTTGCTGAAATGCAGGCCGGAAATAAACGCTTTATCATTGGCGATATGCTCGAACTGGGCGACGCTTCTGAAAAGGAACACTGGAACATTGTCTCGTTGACGGAGGAATTAAATTTAAATGGAATTTTTGTGGGACCCATTTTCGGTAATCTGCCCGAAATAAAAAACAAAGTTCACTTTGCAACTACCGATGAGGCGATGCTTTATTTAAAATCAAACCCCATCGAAAACACGCATATACTGGTGAAAGGTTCACGCGGAATGAAACTTGAACGATTAAGTGAAGTTTTATAA